One region of Trinickia violacea genomic DNA includes:
- the argH gene encoding argininosuccinate lyase, with protein MTSQLHKKGEAWSARFSEPMSELVKRYTSSVFFDKRLALVDIEGSLAHASMLAAQKIIGEDDLAAIQRGMAQIKGEIERGEFEWQLDLEDVHLNIEARLTALIGDAGKRLHTGRSRNDQVATDIRLWLRGEIDRIGGLLKDLRGALIDLAEQNAETILPGFTHLQVAQPVTFGHHLLAYVEMFTRDAERMRDCRTRVNRLPLGAAALAGTSYPIDRHAVAKTLGFDGICANSLDAVSDRDFAIEFTAAAALVMTHVSRFSEELVLWMSPRVGFIDLADRFCTGSSIMPQKKNPDVPELARGKTGRVNGHLMALLTLMKGQPLAYNKDNQEDKEPLFDTVDTVADTLRIFAEMVAGITVKPQAMRAAALQGFSTATDLADYLVKRGLPFRDAHEAVAHAVRICVDRQCDLADLTLDEMRKELPNVAHLIGDDVFEYLTLEGSVASRNHPGGTAPEQVRAAVKAARAALG; from the coding sequence ATGACGTCCCAACTGCACAAAAAAGGCGAAGCCTGGTCGGCTCGCTTCTCGGAGCCGATGTCGGAGCTTGTCAAACGCTACACGTCGTCGGTTTTCTTCGACAAGCGCCTCGCGCTCGTCGATATCGAAGGCTCGCTCGCGCACGCGTCGATGCTCGCGGCGCAGAAGATCATCGGCGAGGACGATCTCGCCGCGATCCAGCGCGGCATGGCGCAGATCAAGGGCGAGATCGAGCGCGGCGAATTCGAATGGCAGCTCGATCTCGAGGACGTCCACCTGAACATCGAGGCGCGCCTGACCGCGCTGATCGGCGATGCGGGCAAGCGCCTGCATACGGGCCGCTCGCGCAACGACCAGGTCGCGACCGATATTCGCCTGTGGCTGCGCGGCGAAATCGACCGCATCGGCGGCTTGCTGAAGGACTTGCGCGGCGCGCTCATCGATCTCGCGGAACAGAACGCCGAGACGATCCTGCCGGGCTTCACGCACTTGCAGGTCGCGCAGCCGGTCACGTTCGGCCACCATCTGCTCGCCTACGTCGAAATGTTCACGCGCGACGCCGAGCGCATGCGCGATTGCCGCACGCGCGTGAACCGCCTGCCGCTCGGCGCGGCGGCGCTCGCGGGCACGAGCTACCCGATCGACCGGCACGCGGTCGCGAAGACGCTGGGCTTCGACGGCATCTGCGCGAACTCGCTCGACGCCGTCTCCGACCGCGACTTCGCGATCGAATTCACGGCTGCGGCGGCGCTCGTGATGACGCACGTTTCGCGCTTCTCGGAAGAGCTCGTGCTGTGGATGAGCCCGCGGGTCGGTTTCATCGATCTCGCCGACCGCTTCTGCACCGGCTCGTCGATCATGCCGCAGAAGAAGAACCCGGACGTGCCCGAACTCGCGCGCGGCAAGACGGGCCGCGTGAACGGCCATCTGATGGCGTTGCTCACGCTGATGAAGGGGCAACCGCTCGCGTACAACAAAGACAATCAGGAAGACAAAGAGCCGTTGTTCGACACCGTCGATACGGTCGCGGACACGCTGCGCATCTTCGCCGAGATGGTCGCCGGCATCACGGTGAAGCCGCAGGCGATGCGAGCAGCGGCGCTGCAAGGCTTTTCGACGGCCACCGACCTCGCCGACTATCTCGTCAAGCGCGGCCTGCCGTTCCGCGACGCGCACGAAGCGGTGGCGCACGCGGTGCGGATCTGCGTCGACCGGCAATGCGATCTCGCCGATCTCACGCTCGATGAGATGCGCAAGGAGTTGCCCAACGTCGCGCATCTGATCGGCGACGACGTATTCGAGTATCTGACACTCGAAGGCTCCGTGGCGAGCCGCAACCATCCGGGCGGCACGGCGCCCGAACAGGTGCGCGCGGCGGTGAAGGCGGCTCGGGCGGCGCTGGGGTAA
- a CDS encoding lysozyme inhibitor LprI family protein, which produces MSPRFKRGLAGVLFAAAGLVGLMSAGTVHAEVAAADPIDTAMRQCAARADRSSTAGQVQCIEAANDAWQQAIDTAYQSVLVNAPTDKLRRGWQESQKRWVAWRKEEAYLLRAVFATTSGTAYAMSAANLRLQPVRDRALALRQTAAQYAQAARALQAGDAPPAAPRATRCADDAACVHANYDLNRYYRKLRERLPVRSRPALVRAERAWIAFRDATSPLISASDRTDLIGARIATIKRFSETVGND; this is translated from the coding sequence ATGTCGCCGCGCTTCAAACGTGGCTTGGCCGGCGTGCTGTTCGCCGCCGCCGGCCTCGTGGGGTTGATGTCGGCGGGGACGGTGCACGCCGAGGTCGCCGCTGCCGACCCGATCGATACGGCCATGCGGCAGTGCGCGGCGCGCGCCGATCGGTCGTCGACGGCGGGGCAGGTGCAGTGCATCGAGGCGGCGAACGATGCATGGCAACAAGCGATCGATACCGCTTACCAGTCGGTGCTCGTGAATGCGCCGACCGACAAGCTGCGGCGAGGCTGGCAGGAAAGCCAGAAGCGCTGGGTCGCGTGGCGCAAGGAGGAAGCGTATCTGCTGCGCGCGGTATTCGCGACTACGAGCGGCACGGCGTACGCGATGTCCGCCGCGAACCTGCGCTTGCAGCCGGTGCGCGACCGCGCGCTCGCGTTGCGCCAGACGGCCGCTCAATACGCGCAGGCCGCGCGGGCGTTGCAGGCGGGCGATGCGCCGCCTGCCGCACCGCGCGCGACGCGGTGCGCCGACGATGCCGCGTGCGTGCACGCGAACTACGACTTGAATCGGTACTACCGGAAATTGCGCGAGCGGTTGCCGGTTCGCTCGCGGCCCGCGCTGGTGCGCGCGGAACGTGCGTGGATCGCGTTTCGCGACGCGACTTCGCCGCTCATCAGCGCTTCGGATCGAACAGACTTGATCGGCGCTCGGATTGCGACGATCAAGCGGTTCTCGGAGACGGTGGGGAACGATTGA
- a CDS encoding sigma-70 family RNA polymerase sigma factor: MTSLPPEPTPDALAALLARVAGEDAAALRSLYDLTSSKLFGVALRILVKREWAEEALQDAFVSIWRYAGDYRESLAAPMTWMAAIVRNRALDVLRRQKTSAAGQTEWSESLDEVLAGPDPDPADTALLSQEARRLAICMARLDANQRQAVALAYLRDQSHSEIANVLKVPLGTVKSWVRRGLEKLKTCMGGL, translated from the coding sequence ATGACCTCACTCCCCCCCGAGCCCACGCCGGACGCCCTTGCCGCCCTCCTTGCGCGCGTCGCCGGCGAGGACGCCGCGGCGCTGCGCTCCCTCTACGATCTGACCTCATCGAAACTGTTCGGCGTCGCGCTCCGTATATTGGTGAAGCGCGAATGGGCCGAAGAGGCGCTGCAGGACGCGTTCGTCAGCATCTGGCGCTACGCGGGCGACTACCGCGAGAGCCTCGCCGCGCCGATGACCTGGATGGCGGCGATCGTCCGCAACCGCGCGCTCGACGTCCTGCGCCGGCAAAAGACGAGCGCTGCCGGGCAAACCGAATGGAGCGAAAGTTTGGATGAAGTCTTGGCAGGACCCGACCCCGATCCCGCCGACACCGCGCTGCTGAGCCAGGAGGCCCGGCGGCTCGCGATCTGCATGGCGCGGCTCGACGCGAACCAGCGCCAGGCGGTCGCGCTCGCTTACCTGCGCGACCAGAGCCACAGCGAGATCGCCAACGTCTTGAAGGTGCCGCTCGGCACGGTCAAGTCGTGGGTGAGGCGCGGGCTCGAAAAGCTCAAAACCTGCATGGGAGGCTTGTGA
- a CDS encoding M20 family metallopeptidase, with translation MPTTDTIDRFFDAERERYATLADRIWNLAELRFQETESAALHIGLLRQAGFRVTENVAGIPTAFVAEAGHGGPVIGILGEYDALSGMSQDSGATVCRPSLEIGNGNGHGCGHHLLGTASHLAAVAVKSLLETEGLPGTVRFYGCPAEEGGSGKTFMAREGAFDDLDAALCWHPDVITGLFSRSSLANIQAYFRFKGKASHAAASPHLGRSALDAVELMNVGCNYLREHMPPDARVHYAITNSGGISPNVVQANAEVLYLVRAARNPDAAALYERVCNVARGAALMTGCEVEIVFDKACSNLVQNTVLNRVMQSHIERLGAPAFTGDDHDTASGYRASITDQDMSAAGKHLGQALRNPTPLFAGVAPYDPAKEEILYGSTDVGDVSWITPTAQCLTACYAFGTPFHSWQMVSQGKLTAAHRGMEQAAKILAATALDLLRNPSVLEDAKAELLAYRNGLDYVCPIPADVELPFKRKSSQ, from the coding sequence ATGCCAACGACCGACACCATCGATCGCTTCTTCGACGCCGAGCGCGAACGCTATGCGACGCTCGCCGATCGCATCTGGAATCTCGCGGAGCTGCGCTTTCAGGAAACCGAATCGGCCGCGCTGCACATCGGCCTATTGCGCCAAGCCGGCTTTCGCGTGACCGAAAACGTCGCGGGCATTCCGACCGCCTTCGTCGCCGAGGCGGGCCACGGCGGCCCGGTGATCGGCATTCTCGGCGAGTACGACGCGCTCTCCGGCATGAGCCAGGACAGCGGCGCGACCGTGTGCCGCCCGTCGCTCGAAATCGGCAACGGCAACGGGCATGGCTGCGGGCACCACCTGCTCGGCACCGCATCGCATCTCGCGGCGGTCGCGGTGAAGTCCTTGCTCGAAACCGAGGGGCTGCCCGGCACGGTGCGCTTCTACGGCTGCCCCGCGGAAGAAGGGGGCTCCGGCAAAACCTTCATGGCGCGGGAAGGCGCATTCGACGATCTCGACGCCGCGCTCTGCTGGCACCCGGACGTGATCACGGGGCTCTTCTCGCGCTCGTCGCTCGCGAACATCCAGGCGTACTTCCGCTTCAAGGGCAAGGCTTCGCACGCGGCGGCGTCGCCGCACTTGGGGCGCAGCGCGCTCGATGCGGTCGAGCTGATGAACGTCGGCTGCAACTACTTGCGCGAGCATATGCCGCCCGATGCGCGCGTCCACTACGCGATCACGAACAGCGGCGGCATTTCGCCGAACGTCGTGCAGGCGAACGCGGAGGTGCTGTACCTCGTGCGCGCGGCACGCAATCCCGATGCGGCCGCGTTGTACGAGCGCGTCTGCAACGTCGCGCGCGGCGCGGCGCTGATGACGGGCTGCGAAGTCGAGATCGTATTCGACAAGGCGTGCTCGAACCTCGTTCAGAACACGGTGCTCAACCGTGTGATGCAGAGCCACATCGAGCGGCTCGGCGCGCCGGCGTTCACCGGCGACGACCACGATACGGCAAGCGGCTATCGCGCCTCGATCACCGACCAAGACATGTCGGCCGCCGGCAAGCATCTTGGGCAAGCATTGCGCAACCCGACGCCGCTCTTCGCGGGCGTCGCGCCCTACGATCCGGCAAAGGAAGAGATTCTCTACGGCTCGACCGACGTCGGCGACGTGAGCTGGATCACGCCGACCGCCCAGTGCCTCACGGCCTGCTACGCGTTCGGCACGCCGTTCCACTCGTGGCAGATGGTGTCGCAAGGCAAGCTGACGGCCGCGCACCGCGGCATGGAGCAGGCGGCGAAGATTCTCGCGGCGACCGCGCTCGACCTCCTCCGCAACCCGTCCGTGCTCGAAGACGCGAAGGCCGAACTGCTCGCGTACCGCAACGGGCTCGACTACGTTTGCCCGATTCCGGCGGACGTCGAACTGCCGTTCAAGCGCAAGTCCAGCCAATAA
- a CDS encoding LysR family transcriptional regulator, translated as MKTHQLRALTALAEHGSMRAAAQLLHVTQPAISQAIRELEEQAGTQLVARSASGVVLTEAGQLLLQHARRVVREIELAQSALAEHLGRRDAQLAIGVTPLAAPLLQRAIAPFRKRCPHTRLGFFEYRHSRMLEQIRDGSLDFGIATFSGERREPDIAHTPLFTFQHVLAVRAGHPLAACDDLAALAGLEWLYNGTQEEFDESVGALFRARGLGAPETVTLCTSMLLYWGLAAGSDAVSVWTSAAVLTGRSGKPALAQVPVQVDMPAVTLGFVTRRHYVLPPAAETLRWAIEQAANRAPPNFDSYVWSEAGMG; from the coding sequence ATGAAGACCCACCAACTGCGGGCGCTGACCGCGCTCGCCGAGCACGGCAGCATGCGGGCCGCCGCTCAGTTGCTGCACGTGACGCAGCCGGCGATTTCGCAAGCGATCCGTGAACTCGAGGAGCAGGCCGGCACGCAGCTCGTCGCGCGCTCGGCGAGCGGCGTGGTCCTGACCGAAGCGGGGCAGTTGCTGCTGCAGCACGCGCGGCGCGTCGTGCGGGAGATCGAGCTCGCGCAAAGCGCGCTCGCCGAGCATCTCGGCCGGCGCGACGCGCAGCTTGCGATCGGCGTCACGCCGCTGGCCGCCCCGCTTCTGCAGCGCGCGATCGCACCGTTTCGCAAGCGCTGCCCGCACACGCGGCTCGGCTTCTTCGAATACCGGCATTCGCGGATGCTCGAGCAGATCCGCGACGGCTCGCTCGACTTCGGCATCGCCACGTTCAGTGGCGAGCGGCGCGAGCCCGATATCGCGCATACGCCGCTCTTCACGTTCCAGCATGTGCTCGCGGTGCGTGCGGGCCATCCGCTCGCTGCATGCGACGACCTCGCCGCGCTCGCCGGGCTCGAGTGGCTCTACAACGGCACCCAAGAGGAGTTCGACGAGAGCGTCGGCGCGCTTTTTCGCGCGCGCGGGCTAGGCGCACCCGAGACGGTGACGCTGTGCACGTCGATGCTGCTTTATTGGGGCTTGGCGGCGGGATCCGATGCGGTCAGCGTGTGGACGAGCGCTGCCGTATTGACGGGGCGCAGCGGAAAACCCGCGCTTGCGCAGGTGCCCGTGCAAGTCGACATGCCGGCGGTCACGCTCGGGTTCGTGACGCGGCGCCACTACGTGCTGCCGCCCGCGGCGGAGACGCTGCGCTGGGCGATCGAGCAGGCGGCAAACCGCGCGCCGCCGAATTTCGATTCGTACGTGTGGTCGGAGGCGGGGATGGGGTAG
- a CDS encoding MFS transporter, translating into MATTLETAQSAALPRRKSPRNVVVAASLGNALEMFDFTVFSFFAVLIGKQFFPVDNGGIVSLLLSLATFGIGFVMRPLGSICIGNYADRRGRKPALMLTISLMALGTALIGFAPTYAQIGLAAPVLIVAGRLLQGFSAGGEIGASTAFLMESGSQDRRGLMVSFQMVSQGAAALFGALAGTLLSNLLSPESLESWGWRVPFIFGLLIAPVGMYIRRHLDETHTESSAANAGEASAPHGGAFGYVVKHHLREVVLGVLMIVGMTTAMYIVGFYMPSYSVKVLGMPKSGSFLSGCIAGLVMIVVSPFFGILTDSLKNRKRLVLVSHAGIFALILPFFWLVNQYHSLALMLPGVAILIGFLMVGGAPVFLMTLEAFPARARVTGMGLIYAICVTIFGGFAQFIVTWLLHITSNPLAPALYMMATSAISFAATLAFPSRKPQ; encoded by the coding sequence ATGGCGACTACTCTCGAAACCGCCCAATCCGCTGCGCTGCCTCGGCGGAAATCCCCGCGCAACGTGGTGGTCGCCGCGTCGCTCGGCAACGCGCTGGAGATGTTCGATTTCACCGTCTTCAGTTTCTTCGCAGTCCTGATCGGCAAGCAGTTCTTTCCGGTCGACAACGGCGGTATCGTCTCGCTCCTGCTGTCGCTCGCCACGTTCGGCATCGGCTTCGTGATGCGGCCGCTCGGCAGCATCTGCATCGGCAACTACGCAGACCGCCGCGGCCGCAAGCCCGCGCTCATGCTCACGATCTCGCTGATGGCGCTCGGCACCGCGCTCATCGGCTTTGCGCCGACCTACGCGCAAATCGGGCTCGCCGCTCCGGTGCTGATCGTGGCCGGCCGCTTGCTGCAGGGCTTCTCGGCCGGCGGCGAAATCGGCGCATCGACCGCGTTCCTGATGGAATCGGGCAGCCAAGATCGCCGTGGCCTGATGGTGTCGTTCCAGATGGTGAGCCAGGGCGCCGCCGCGCTGTTCGGCGCGCTCGCCGGCACGCTGTTGTCGAACCTGCTGTCGCCCGAATCGCTCGAGAGCTGGGGCTGGCGCGTGCCGTTCATCTTCGGTCTCCTGATCGCGCCCGTCGGCATGTATATCCGCCGCCATCTCGACGAAACGCACACGGAAAGCAGCGCGGCCAATGCAGGCGAAGCAAGCGCCCCGCACGGCGGCGCGTTCGGCTACGTAGTCAAGCACCATCTGCGCGAAGTCGTCCTGGGCGTCTTGATGATCGTCGGGATGACGACGGCGATGTACATCGTCGGGTTTTACATGCCGTCGTATTCGGTCAAGGTACTCGGCATGCCGAAGTCGGGTTCGTTCCTGTCCGGCTGCATCGCGGGTCTCGTGATGATCGTCGTCTCGCCGTTCTTCGGCATCCTCACCGACAGCCTGAAGAACCGCAAGAGGCTCGTCCTCGTCTCGCACGCCGGCATCTTCGCGCTGATTCTCCCGTTCTTCTGGCTCGTCAACCAATACCACTCGCTCGCGCTCATGCTGCCCGGCGTCGCGATCCTGATCGGCTTCCTGATGGTCGGCGGCGCACCCGTGTTCCTCATGACGCTCGAAGCGTTCCCGGCGCGCGCACGCGTGACCGGCATGGGCCTCATCTACGCGATCTGCGTGACGATCTTCGGTGGCTTCGCGCAGTTCATCGTCACGTGGCTGCTGCACATCACGAGCAACCCGCTCGCGCCCGCGCTGTACATGATGGCCACCAGCGCGATCAGCTTCGCCGCCACGCTCGCGTTCCCATCGCGCAAGCCGCAATAA
- a CDS encoding class I SAM-dependent methyltransferase, with translation MKHHDQVADAFGTTAAAYLTSAVHASGADLQTLAAEIGTTPGAAVLDLGCGAGHASFAAAPHAQSVVAYDLAPQMLATVAAAARERGLTNIRTEQGAAEVLPFADASFDWVISRMSAHHWHDVPRALAEVRRVLKPGGRVLFIDIAGIDHPLLDTHIQAIELLRDGSHIRDYRADEWVALFAGAGFTAQIRERWRLPIEFASWVARMRTPEVRIAAIRSMWESAPDEVREYFDVEPDGSFKLDALMIEAR, from the coding sequence ATGAAACATCACGATCAGGTTGCCGACGCGTTTGGAACGACCGCCGCCGCTTATCTGACGAGTGCCGTCCACGCGAGCGGCGCCGATCTGCAAACGCTGGCGGCCGAGATCGGTACGACGCCTGGAGCCGCCGTGCTGGATCTCGGGTGCGGGGCAGGGCATGCGAGTTTCGCGGCTGCGCCGCACGCGCAGTCGGTCGTCGCTTACGATCTCGCGCCGCAGATGCTGGCGACCGTCGCCGCAGCGGCGCGCGAGCGCGGTCTCACGAATATCCGCACCGAGCAGGGCGCGGCCGAGGTGCTGCCGTTCGCCGACGCGTCGTTCGACTGGGTGATCAGCCGCATGAGTGCGCATCATTGGCACGACGTGCCGCGCGCGCTCGCGGAGGTGCGCCGCGTGTTGAAGCCGGGCGGTCGGGTGCTGTTCATCGACATCGCCGGCATCGATCACCCGTTGCTCGACACCCATATCCAGGCGATCGAATTGCTGCGCGACGGGTCGCACATTCGCGACTATCGCGCTGACGAATGGGTCGCGCTGTTTGCGGGAGCGGGCTTCACCGCGCAGATTCGCGAGCGCTGGCGTCTGCCGATCGAGTTCGCGTCGTGGGTGGCGCGGATGAGGACGCCCGAGGTGCGCATCGCGGCGATTCGTTCGATGTGGGAGAGCGCGCCTGACGAGGTGCGCGAGTACTTCGATGTCGAGCCCGATGGCTCGTTCAAGCTCGATGCGTTGATGATCGAGGCGCGGTGA
- a CDS encoding addiction module antidote protein: protein MSKVNVSRFDAAEYLDSEAAIAAYLNAALEENDPDLLLAAIADVAKARGISKVAADAGLGRESLYKTLAPGSKPRLDTVFKLLQALGIRLNAVPGSAAHSSHS from the coding sequence ATGAGCAAGGTCAACGTCTCGCGCTTCGACGCGGCGGAATACCTCGATAGTGAAGCAGCGATCGCGGCATATCTGAACGCCGCACTGGAAGAAAACGACCCCGACCTGCTTCTCGCCGCAATCGCCGATGTCGCCAAAGCACGCGGCATCTCGAAAGTGGCAGCGGATGCAGGTCTCGGCCGCGAAAGCCTCTACAAAACCCTCGCGCCAGGATCGAAGCCGCGGCTGGATACGGTCTTCAAGCTGCTGCAAGCGCTTGGCATCCGACTCAATGCCGTGCCGGGGAGCGCCGCGCATTCCTCGCATTCCTAA
- a CDS encoding type II toxin-antitoxin system RelE/ParE family toxin — MITFNKTDEFDAWLISLRDLTARAKILLRIRRAELGNFGDFKALEDGVCEMRVDVGPGYRVYFAREGRIVYLLLCGGDKSTQKADIKRAKALWAKIREEQS, encoded by the coding sequence GTGATCACCTTCAACAAAACCGACGAATTCGACGCGTGGCTGATCAGTCTTCGCGACCTGACCGCCCGTGCAAAGATCTTGTTGAGAATCCGGCGGGCGGAACTTGGCAACTTCGGTGATTTCAAGGCGCTCGAGGATGGCGTGTGCGAAATGCGTGTCGATGTCGGTCCGGGCTACCGCGTCTATTTCGCGCGCGAAGGGCGCATCGTCTATCTCTTGCTGTGCGGCGGCGACAAGTCGACACAGAAGGCAGACATCAAACGAGCTAAGGCGTTGTGGGCCAAGATTAGAGAGGAGCAGTCATGA
- a CDS encoding porin: protein MFRTIIKRAAVPAVLAAAAGGADAVELYGAVDNFVSYAKVGSQSAYSLQSGGTSTSRFGMKGSEDLGAGWRANFQLESGFESSDGTGAKNGILFNRESWVGLSHAKYGALQLGRVYPAYLPLSADPFYGVGKLSPFASFFLLVNDLGDGARVLPGRQPNSVAYTTPSFGGATLKLLAAPSGDNNGPRWDALGAVGEYKQGGTHAALSYNSLWCSPSPTPKNCKFTVRTDVISASLAQEFGAITLLGAYNFTRPNADDTYIAQAASFGFIAKVGKDFVRGSVAYRTVSGKQDQALGALIGYDYTLSKQTNLYARAGAIRNQGASKIYYLAAPVQDAGVSMPVIAALGVRHKF, encoded by the coding sequence ATGTTTCGCACGATCATCAAGCGCGCCGCGGTGCCGGCGGTTCTCGCAGCGGCTGCGGGCGGCGCCGACGCGGTCGAGTTGTACGGCGCGGTCGACAATTTCGTCAGTTATGCGAAGGTTGGATCGCAATCCGCCTATTCGCTGCAGAGCGGCGGCACGTCTACAAGCCGGTTCGGCATGAAAGGCAGCGAAGACCTGGGCGCGGGATGGCGTGCGAACTTTCAGTTGGAGAGCGGCTTCGAGTCGAGCGACGGCACAGGAGCGAAAAACGGCATCCTGTTCAATCGCGAATCGTGGGTAGGCTTGAGCCACGCGAAATACGGCGCGCTGCAACTGGGCCGCGTCTATCCGGCTTATCTGCCGCTCTCCGCCGACCCGTTCTACGGTGTCGGCAAGCTGTCGCCGTTCGCGAGCTTCTTTCTGCTGGTCAACGACCTCGGCGACGGCGCGCGGGTCCTGCCGGGGCGGCAACCGAACTCGGTCGCCTACACGACGCCGTCGTTCGGCGGCGCGACGCTCAAACTACTCGCCGCGCCGAGCGGCGACAACAACGGCCCGCGCTGGGACGCGCTCGGCGCGGTCGGCGAATACAAGCAAGGCGGCACCCATGCGGCGCTGTCGTACAACTCGCTGTGGTGCTCGCCATCGCCCACGCCGAAGAACTGCAAGTTCACGGTGCGTACCGATGTCATCAGTGCATCGCTCGCGCAGGAATTCGGCGCGATCACGCTGCTCGGCGCCTATAACTTCACGCGGCCGAACGCCGACGACACCTACATCGCGCAAGCGGCGTCGTTCGGCTTCATCGCGAAAGTCGGCAAGGACTTCGTGCGCGGGTCGGTCGCTTACCGCACGGTCAGCGGCAAGCAGGACCAGGCGCTCGGCGCACTGATCGGCTACGACTACACCCTGTCGAAGCAAACCAATCTCTATGCGCGCGCGGGGGCGATCCGCAACCAGGGCGCGTCGAAGATTTACTATCTCGCGGCGCCCGTTCAGGACGCCGGCGTGTCGATGCCGGTCATCGCTGCACTTGGCGTGCGGCACAAGTTTTAG
- a CDS encoding anti-sigma factor, with product MDWHRRPELVDRLAAEYALGVLRGAARRRFEQIARRDATVRVAVEEWHARVRAMAELGPRVAPPPSVWEGIERRLELSAARRAAFAAGRTPEFAGTETPEAAASASTPARAAVPQPQPATRKPSRSRWFESLSFWRGWSVAATAVAVLALAVALRPLVPQAPSPATQVAEQQNGQGIERVAYMAALSDTQTNKTMMVVMWDQKSAMMTVHRMGGDTGPSGDSGKSEQLWGMPENGHPVSLGLLPAGGTIRMKVSGMGAYLKLAVSMEPQGGSPDPNGPTGPVVCLGKLMATT from the coding sequence ATGGATTGGCATCGGCGCCCCGAACTCGTCGACCGGCTCGCGGCCGAATATGCGCTGGGCGTGCTGCGTGGGGCGGCGCGACGCCGTTTCGAGCAGATTGCGCGACGCGATGCGACCGTGCGCGTCGCGGTCGAGGAGTGGCATGCACGCGTGCGCGCGATGGCTGAATTGGGGCCGCGCGTCGCGCCGCCGCCGTCGGTGTGGGAAGGGATCGAGCGGCGGCTCGAATTGAGCGCCGCGCGGCGTGCGGCGTTCGCCGCTGGGCGTACTCCGGAGTTCGCCGGCACGGAAACGCCGGAAGCCGCGGCCTCCGCGTCGACGCCCGCGCGGGCCGCCGTGCCGCAACCGCAGCCGGCTACGCGCAAGCCGAGCCGCTCGCGCTGGTTCGAAAGCCTGTCGTTCTGGCGCGGCTGGTCGGTTGCCGCGACGGCCGTCGCCGTGCTGGCGCTCGCCGTCGCGCTGCGGCCGCTCGTGCCGCAAGCGCCGTCGCCCGCGACGCAGGTCGCCGAACAACAGAACGGCCAGGGCATCGAGCGCGTCGCCTACATGGCCGCGCTCAGCGATACGCAGACGAACAAGACGATGATGGTCGTCATGTGGGACCAGAAGAGCGCGATGATGACCGTCCACCGGATGGGCGGCGACACGGGCCCGTCCGGCGATTCAGGCAAGTCCGAGCAGCTGTGGGGAATGCCGGAGAACGGCCATCCGGTGTCGCTCGGTTTGCTTCCCGCGGGCGGAACGATCCGCATGAAGGTGAGCGGAATGGGCGCCTACCTGAAGCTCGCGGTATCGATGGAGCCCCAAGGCGGCTCGCCCGACCCGAACGGCCCGACCGGGCCGGTGGTGTGCCTGGGCAAGCTGATGGCGACGACATGA
- a CDS encoding helix-turn-helix transcriptional regulator, whose product MSKPSHPNDPSPSTSSGTPLDATPARALGDFIRAHRERLSPMAVGLPPGPRRRTPGLRREEVAQLCGVSPTWYTWIEQGRPVSASADALARIAVALQLSRAERAYLFELAEERDPAEPDQAATDAPSALIETVQLIQSPAYVLDRQWTALAWNAPAADLFVGWLDNARDGQPSGAAAPERNLLRFTFTTSSARALIVDWETRARRLAAEFRADSIRHLNDAPTRALIDALSAESDAFARFWASQDVGEREGGAREFDHPRHGRVVYDQITFKPAHREDLKLVVLVRRS is encoded by the coding sequence ATGTCCAAGCCGTCGCATCCGAACGATCCGTCCCCGTCCACTTCGAGCGGCACGCCACTCGACGCCACGCCCGCCCGCGCGCTCGGCGACTTCATCCGCGCGCACCGCGAGCGGCTGTCGCCGATGGCGGTCGGCCTGCCGCCCGGGCCGCGCCGCCGCACGCCGGGCCTGCGGCGCGAGGAAGTCGCGCAATTGTGCGGCGTGAGCCCGACCTGGTACACCTGGATCGAGCAAGGGCGGCCGGTGTCGGCGTCGGCCGACGCGCTTGCGCGGATCGCGGTCGCGCTGCAGCTCTCGCGCGCCGAGCGCGCCTACCTGTTCGAGCTCGCCGAGGAGCGCGATCCGGCCGAGCCCGACCAGGCGGCCACCGATGCCCCCTCCGCCCTCATCGAAACAGTCCAGCTCATCCAATCGCCGGCGTACGTGCTCGACCGCCAATGGACGGCGCTCGCCTGGAACGCGCCGGCCGCCGATCTCTTCGTCGGCTGGCTGGATAACGCTCGGGACGGCCAACCGTCCGGCGCCGCAGCGCCCGAGCGCAACCTGCTGCGCTTCACGTTCACGACGTCCTCGGCGCGCGCGCTGATCGTCGACTGGGAGACACGCGCGCGCCGGCTCGCGGCGGAATTCCGCGCCGATTCGATCCGCCACCTGAACGATGCGCCCACGCGCGCCCTCATCGATGCGCTCTCCGCCGAAAGCGACGCCTTCGCGCGCTTCTGGGCGTCGCAGGACGTCGGCGAGCGCGAGGGCGGTGCGCGCGAGTTCGATCATCCGCGGCATGGGCGCGTCGTCTACGATCAGATCACGTTCAAGCCTGCGCACCGGGAAGATTTGAAGCTCGTGGTGCTGGTGCGACGCTCATAG